Proteins from a genomic interval of Micromonospora sp. NBC_00389:
- a CDS encoding MMPL family transporter, translating into MATLLYRLGRGALRRRRLVVALWLVVLVVAGLAAATLRGPTASNFTMPGTESQRALDLLAEQFPAASGATGTIAVKAPGDGQLASPDGQAVVQELVQQASTLPGVVGAVDPFQVGAVSPDGRYALVQVQFATGADGVSDEQRTAYEEVGAAAEAKGWQIAPGGEVLGGEPEIGSTEALGVLVAAIVLIITFGSLVAAGMTMLNALIGVGVGMAGLFALSGVIELTSTAPILALMLGLAVGIDYSLFITSRHRQNLLDGLSPEEAVGRAVGTAGSAVVFAGATVVIALAGLAVVNIPFLTVMGFAAAGTVTVAVLVAITLQPALLGFAGLRVLPRRLRSVAADSASAGDVAPVDGPDVDDRPSVENAPNEDRSSFGFRWARLVTRFRVPVILLSLLGLGLLALPTPDMRLALPDPSTAAVGSPARVASDLTTEGFGPGFTGRLAVVVAGDTPQATSAAVPQVTALLQRTDNVLAVAPAQVSPDGRTALLGVVPKTGPTDEATETMVHEIRGSVGGIRDADVLLTGATAVGIDVSEKLSDALPTYLLLVVGLSVLLLMLVFRSLLVPIKAALGFLLTVAATFGITVAVFQQGHLADLVGLDTPAPLISFLPILLIGILFGLAMDYEVFLVSRMREDFVHGESARQATISGMGHGARVVTAAALIMISVFGGFVFLEDPVIKSMGFALAVGVAIDAFVVRMTIVPAVMSLLGDRAWWLPRWLSRVLPNVDIEGEGLRNHLTERTPTRV; encoded by the coding sequence ATGGCCACCCTGCTCTACCGGCTCGGCCGGGGCGCGCTGCGCCGGCGACGGCTCGTCGTCGCGCTCTGGCTCGTCGTACTCGTCGTCGCCGGCCTTGCCGCAGCGACCCTGCGCGGCCCGACGGCGAGCAACTTCACCATGCCCGGCACCGAGAGCCAGCGCGCGCTCGACCTGCTCGCCGAGCAGTTCCCCGCGGCCAGCGGCGCCACCGGCACCATCGCGGTCAAGGCGCCGGGGGACGGCCAACTGGCCAGCCCCGACGGCCAGGCCGTGGTGCAGGAGCTGGTCCAGCAGGCCTCCACGCTGCCCGGCGTGGTCGGTGCGGTCGACCCGTTCCAGGTCGGCGCGGTCTCGCCCGACGGCCGGTACGCACTGGTCCAGGTGCAGTTCGCGACCGGCGCCGACGGGGTGAGCGATGAGCAGCGCACCGCGTACGAGGAGGTCGGTGCCGCCGCCGAGGCGAAGGGTTGGCAGATCGCCCCGGGTGGCGAGGTGCTGGGTGGTGAGCCGGAGATCGGCTCCACCGAGGCGCTCGGCGTACTGGTCGCCGCGATCGTTCTGATCATCACCTTCGGCTCACTGGTGGCCGCCGGGATGACCATGCTCAACGCCCTGATCGGCGTGGGCGTCGGCATGGCCGGCCTGTTCGCGCTGAGCGGCGTCATCGAGTTGACCAGCACCGCGCCGATCCTGGCACTGATGCTCGGCCTCGCGGTCGGCATCGACTACTCGCTGTTCATCACCTCTCGGCATCGGCAGAACCTGCTCGACGGCCTGTCCCCGGAGGAGGCGGTCGGCCGGGCCGTGGGCACCGCCGGCTCCGCCGTGGTCTTCGCGGGCGCCACCGTGGTCATCGCCCTGGCCGGGCTGGCCGTGGTGAACATCCCGTTCCTCACCGTGATGGGTTTCGCCGCCGCCGGCACTGTCACCGTCGCGGTGCTCGTCGCGATCACCCTCCAGCCCGCGCTGCTCGGCTTCGCCGGCCTCCGGGTGCTCCCCCGCCGGCTGCGATCGGTCGCCGCCGACTCCGCGAGTGCCGGTGACGTCGCACCGGTCGACGGTCCAGACGTCGACGACCGGCCGTCCGTCGAGAACGCGCCGAACGAGGACCGGTCCTCGTTCGGCTTCCGCTGGGCGCGGCTGGTCACCCGGTTCCGGGTACCGGTCATCCTGCTCAGCCTGCTCGGCCTGGGGCTGCTCGCGCTGCCCACACCGGACATGCGGCTGGCTCTGCCGGACCCCTCGACGGCGGCCGTCGGCTCGCCCGCCCGGGTGGCGAGTGACCTGACCACCGAGGGCTTCGGACCGGGCTTCACCGGCCGGCTCGCGGTGGTGGTCGCCGGCGACACGCCGCAGGCCACCTCGGCCGCCGTGCCGCAGGTCACCGCCCTGCTCCAGCGCACCGATAACGTGCTCGCGGTGGCGCCGGCGCAGGTCAGCCCGGACGGCCGGACCGCGCTGCTCGGGGTGGTGCCGAAGACCGGCCCGACCGATGAGGCCACCGAGACGATGGTGCACGAGATCCGTGGCTCGGTGGGCGGGATCCGCGACGCGGACGTACTGCTCACGGGGGCCACCGCAGTCGGCATCGACGTCTCCGAGAAGCTCTCCGACGCGCTGCCGACCTACCTGCTGCTGGTGGTCGGGCTCTCCGTACTGCTGCTGATGCTGGTCTTCCGCTCGCTGCTGGTGCCGATCAAGGCCGCGCTGGGCTTCCTGCTCACCGTCGCCGCCACGTTCGGCATCACGGTGGCGGTCTTCCAACAGGGGCACCTCGCCGACCTGGTCGGCCTGGACACCCCGGCCCCGCTGATCAGCTTCCTGCCGATCCTGCTCATCGGCATCCTGTTCGGGCTCGCGATGGACTACGAGGTGTTCCTGGTGTCCCGGATGCGGGAGGACTTCGTGCACGGCGAGTCCGCCCGGCAGGCCACCATCAGCGGCATGGGGCACGGTGCCCGGGTGGTCACCGCCGCCGCGTTGATCATGATTTCGGTCTTCGGAGGCTTCGTCTTCCTGGAGGACCCGGTGATCAAGTCGATGGGCTTCGCGCTCGCCGTGGGTGTGGCCATCGACGCCTTCGTGGTCCGGATGACCATCGTTCCCGCGGTGATGTCGCTGCTCGGCGACCGGGCCTGGTGGCTGCCCCGTTGGCTGTCCCGCGTCCTGCCGAACGTCGACATCGAGGGCGAGGGCCTGCGGAACCACCTCACCGAGCGCACGCCGACCCGGGTCTGA
- a CDS encoding erythromycin esterase family protein: MLVQRLGAPSDFDPLLERVRDARVVMIGESTHGSYDYYRLREQLTRRLIAECGFSFVAVEGDWPDCDRVHRSVTAAPGGALDPQIALDRFERWPTWMWANAEVARFCRWLRAWNVERPEEQRAGFHGLDVYSLWESMQAIFDYLGEEDPTSLEAAQDAYRCFEPYGKRVEEYGAASRFVSARCEEEVVRLLARTREHALSDGPDRFSAWQNAEVVAGAERYYRAMVAGGPDSWNIRDTHMQDTLDRLLDRYGPDARGIVWAHNTHVGDARATDMAADGMINIGQLARERHGDDAVTLIGFGSYRGTVIAAPRWGSTPEPMVVPPAREGSVERRMHELMPDRAVLVFGGEDQPGWVTDTVDHRAIGVVYDPSFESWGNYVPTRLGERYDAFIWCDETTALHPLPVPAAPGEMETYPAGV; this comes from the coding sequence ATGCTGGTTCAGCGGCTCGGCGCGCCGAGCGACTTCGACCCGTTGCTGGAGCGCGTCCGGGACGCCCGGGTGGTGATGATCGGCGAATCCACCCACGGCAGCTACGACTACTACCGGCTGCGCGAGCAGCTCACCCGCCGGCTGATCGCGGAGTGCGGCTTCTCGTTCGTGGCCGTGGAGGGCGACTGGCCGGACTGCGACCGGGTGCACCGCTCGGTCACCGCCGCGCCGGGCGGGGCGCTCGATCCACAGATCGCGCTCGATCGGTTCGAGCGGTGGCCGACCTGGATGTGGGCGAACGCCGAGGTGGCCCGGTTCTGCCGGTGGCTGCGGGCGTGGAACGTGGAACGGCCGGAGGAGCAACGGGCCGGATTCCACGGGCTCGACGTGTACAGCCTCTGGGAGTCGATGCAGGCCATCTTCGACTACCTGGGGGAGGAGGATCCGACCTCGCTGGAGGCGGCGCAGGACGCGTACCGGTGCTTCGAGCCGTACGGCAAGCGGGTCGAGGAGTACGGCGCGGCCAGCCGGTTCGTCTCCGCCCGCTGCGAGGAGGAGGTGGTCCGGCTGTTGGCCCGGACCCGGGAACATGCCCTCTCCGACGGTCCGGACCGCTTCTCGGCCTGGCAGAACGCGGAGGTGGTGGCCGGCGCGGAGCGCTACTACCGGGCGATGGTGGCCGGTGGGCCGGATTCGTGGAACATCCGCGACACCCACATGCAGGACACCCTGGACCGGCTGCTGGACCGGTACGGCCCGGACGCCCGAGGGATCGTCTGGGCGCACAACACGCACGTCGGGGACGCTCGGGCCACCGACATGGCCGCGGACGGGATGATCAACATTGGTCAGCTGGCCCGGGAGCGGCACGGCGACGACGCGGTGACGCTGATCGGCTTCGGCAGCTATCGCGGGACGGTGATCGCCGCCCCCCGGTGGGGCTCGACGCCCGAGCCGATGGTGGTGCCGCCGGCCCGGGAGGGATCGGTCGAGCGGCGGATGCACGAGTTGATGCCGGATCGGGCGGTCCTGGTCTTCGGCGGGGAGGACCAGCCCGGCTGGGTCACCGACACCGTGGACCACCGGGCGATCGGCGTCGTCTACGACCCGTCCTTCGAGTCCTGGGGCAACTACGTGCCGACCCGGCTCGGCGAACGCTACGACGCCTTCATCTGGTGTGACGAGACCACCGCCCTGCACCCGCTGCCCGTCCCGGCCGCCCCCGGTGAGATGGAGACCTACCCAGCTGGCGTCTGA